A section of the Schistosoma haematobium chromosome ZW, whole genome shotgun sequence genome encodes:
- the ZMYND11_1 gene encoding negative regulation of extrinsic apoptotic signaling pathway (EggNog:ENOG41KOG3612~COG:S~SECRETED:SignalP(1-21)) yields MCCPVFSQLTLYLFFSQFRYCFECHGPGHVVSCPTCFRVYHPDCLPVALSSQLSSVIPCESGGSEADSNMSSGFPPTSPCPVCQRLSRASNISNPSTPSELHKIFQVVLDRIRNKVNWKTMQVVGYLNEPLRNNYLVLRQINTRLITERMRADPSSKDCYPNRTSLLIDVDLLIHNTAIFYGSKNDMSNMARQIRSQLERELRESSFCIDCYLRLHSASVNKLTAPCRVAHRLLWFQHNGWSFRPCKMLYESTEGYEVVCFGGRHERVFVPLARAFDMNFTADELGLRETPPLKKALNEAEEYKTNQAIFDQQMKNSDHLPNKMLAEPISIDSIRNNLISVSISNGTFLKSATSPPLKKKRPGRRPLSTRSHNEDFNVSPEMQVFKSRKSTGANSPVWCPVSQHSTSRRDSHWSDNMKNVTEDNLTSLSSLNSDSDGPETKCRISEPTPENPSVNKSSMKLSIPLLPTPTKRKSHKRKRCNEAHSRPSFSNGISAVPPSCDSSSSELSTASFAAKTQRTIRIKPLPFRSENNDIPLSVKETNQSLPRLTCVDSHVVRTEPVHSMSSSSSAASGPSSDRTTVPALASSGGHTPPDSSAFSASSTYSDFSKKSRGRPPKTHKSTKSSLPSASAKCATENSDDCSSTPLLLSARNTYEPPANNKHCLLTIPISSPIRSDRLTVADEDKQHPVCSLSPPSSLSDAESDLSSLSSSSSTVSSSSQLSSSSLSSTSTLSSPALRLSFSTLKPKINDELSTARVKQKSSKDILTPFQSQLTLKTRDNKEGTKEADSSQHVPKLTKSIKSSRHNLEMKGHFRPSSRSTVINTFKNTDLNNDYQDEDVGFCMVSPEKSLKPEKVS; encoded by the exons ATGTGCTGTCCAGTTTTTAGTCAACTAACGCTGTATCTGTTTTTCTCCCAATTCAGGTATTGCTTTGAATGTCACGGACCAGGTCATGTTGTATCTTGTCCAACTTGTTTCAGAGTATACCACCCCGATTGCTTGCCAGTTGCCTTATCATCACAACTGTCCTCTGTTATACCGTGTGAATCTGGTGGATCCGAAGCCGATTCAAATATGTCTAGTGGATTCCCACCTACTAGCCCATGTCCTGTTTGCCAGCGGTTGTCGCGAGCATCTAATATATCAAATCCTAGCACCCCATCGGAGTTACATAAAATCTTCCAGGTTGTCCTTGATCGGATCCGCAACAAAGTCAATTGGAAAACAATGCAGGTTGTTGGTTACTTAAACGAACCTTTACGAAATAACTACCTCGTATTACGGCAAATTAATACTCGTCTTATAACCGAACGTATGCGAGCAGATCCATCATCTAAAGATTGTTATCCTAATCGAACCTCCCTTCTGATTGATGTGGATTTACTAATTCACAACACCGCCATTTTTTACGGTTCTAAAAACGATATGAGCAATATGGCTCGACAGATACGATCTCAGCTAGAACGAGAATTGCGAGAATCATCTTTTTGCATAGATTGTTACTTGCGTCTTCATTCAGCAtcagtaaataaattaacaGCACCTTGTCGGGTTGCTCATCGTCTCCTTTGGTTCCAACACAATGGGTGGTCCTTTCGTCCTTGCAAAATGTTATATGAGAGTACGGAGGGCTACGAAGTAGTTTGCTTTGGTGGACGACATGAGAGAGTTTTTGTTCCACTAGCGAGAGCATTTGATATGAATTTTACAGCAGATGAACTTGGTTTACGAGAAACACCACCTTTGAAAAAAGCACTGAATGAAGCTGAAGAGTACAAAACAAACCAAGCTATTTTTGATCAGCAAATGAAGAATTCTGATCATCTGCCAAACAAGATGCTGGCTGAACCTATCTCGATAGATTCCATAAGAAACAATCTAATCAGTGTGTCTATATCTAATGGAACATTCCTGAAAAGTGCTACTTCTCCGcctttaaaaaagaaaagaccTGGTAGGCGTCCACTATCTACTAGATCTCACAATGAAGATTTCAACGTATCGCCTGAAATGCAGGTTTTCAAATCTCGTAAATCCACTGGAGCAAATTCACCTGTGTGGTGTCCTGTGTCACAGCATTCTACGTCTCGACGTGACTCACATTGGTCAGATAATATGAAGAATGTTACTGAAG ATAACTTAACTTCCTTATCGTCACTGAACAGTGACAGTGATGGTCCGGAAACCAAGTGCCGCATTTCAGAGCCTACTCCTGAGAATCCAAGTGTAAATAAATCGTCTATGAAACTATCGATACCTCTCCTACCTACTCCAACAAAAAGAAAGTCACATAAAAGAAAGCGATGCAACGAAGCACACTCAAGACCTAGTTTCTCCAACGGCATATCAGCTGTCCCTCCGAGCTGTGACTCTAGTTCATCCGAGCTTTCAACAGCGTCTTTTGCGGCTAAAACACAACGGACTATACGCATTAAGCCGTTGCCTTTTAGAAGTGAAAACAACGACATTCCTCTTTCTGTGAAGGAAACCAATCAGTCTCTCCCTCGATTGACCTGTGTTGACAGTCATGTCGTGCGTACAGAACCTGTACACAGCATGTCCTCCTCATCCTCTGCTGCATCTGGTCCTTCATCGGACCGTACAACTGTTCCTGCCCTTGCCTCTTCTGGTGGCCATACCCCTCCTGATTCATCAGCTTTTTCGGCCTCTTCAACATATTCTGATTTTTCCAAGAAATCACGTGGACGTCCGCCCAAGACTCATAAATCTACCAAGTCCTCTTTGCCTTCAGCGAGCGCCAAATGTGCTACCGAAAATTCTGATGATTGTTCTTCCACCCCGTTACTGTTATCTGCAAGAAATACCTATGAACCCCCAGCTAATAACAAGCATTGTCTTCTTACAATACCGATAAGTTCTCCTATCCGTTCAGATAGGCTAACCGTTGCAGATGAAGATAAACAACATCCAGTGTGTTCTTTATCACCGCCTTCATCCTTATCAGATGCAGAGTCGGATTTGTCTTCTCTTTCTTCTTCATCCTCCACCGTGTCATCATCATCTCAGTTGTCTTCTTCCTCGTTGTCTTCAACATCCACACTTTCATCTCCTGCTCTACGGTTATCCTTCTCTACACTAAAACCAAAGATAAATGACGAACTGTCGACCGCTCGAGTCAAGCAAAAGTCGTCAAAAGACATCTTAACACCTTTCCAAAGTCAGTTAACTCTCAAAACACGTGATAATAAGGAAGGGACAAAAGAAGCTGATAGTAGTCAACACGTTCCCAAATTAACTAAATCAATTAAGTCGTCTCGCCATAACTTGGAAATGAAGGGACATTTCCGACCGTCTTCGCGATCTACTGTTATAAATACTTTCAAAAATACAGATTTGAATAATGACTATCAGGATGAAGACGTCGGATTCTGTATGGTTTCTCCGGAAAAGAGTCTAAAACCTGAAAAGGTAAGTTGA